A genomic region of Elaeis guineensis isolate ETL-2024a chromosome 9, EG11, whole genome shotgun sequence contains the following coding sequences:
- the LOC105058946 gene encoding uncharacterized protein isoform X1, with translation MRSRRLGGGSGGGGDGRDVSPKRSTKANIKDHRSDWRPRRSRHSLSPPPRPRRSRSVERRDYGSRRSNYGKQHARRSSPFEDKRYELPPNYVLPDIPPESNRDLNAGSRPSRIFKDKDLLRQGSGAQEPPCPPGINGQGMLLQKSLFLNDGSSRSYFSLPPDANYPARAAALKSENMGSSGGSLNMGIRDDELLHYRDRMSDPYKEREREKIYTTRDFTSPLMPSSQLRPYGGTSSSGFARDDLSSLYGDHHHQLSDGYVGSGVKKFLDDPLDRIGYSQGQLTERVRQVHHSPPGRDEPQDYGYNELWQRERSDHGLLASNDIYKKISWDTRGGYKDSLSSSFLNTTGGRVEGLDASRKIISESSFWGQRRSFHGDAAPKYHELKEVHEDYVGGSGSVHLEFGTKPLRGCDLPSFEEQCALGRDADSMGYRERPMSPVLSDHCLHLYRQGVSPPQGNSRMGDLDIYDLSSERMIRRRYAMDNDMKEIEPRSIISNDRNAFRRIQSPSGGDEIWPNEDRIGFLPKKNMAFEHSPYKRTSRRMSRSAAQLLWDDSSPHVDGAHGMSLKRRLMPGPSEFHDSFSSERRQEIFRPYKHWKKGMGNRHSGLNTQGVVPDDDVHLAKADPPEDSEDFKQQVHKAFLKYSKSLHENPHQQKRYQEQGNTLLCCVCRSYLKESKEFGDAHSLVTHTYHSLKVGLRTEHLGLHKALCFLMGWNWLVAPDNSRLYQSRPVAEAKALKEDLILWPPIVIIHNSSIGIKVSTYEPKVLANEGMEERLREMGFGAGISNVCRGKPANQSVLLIKYKATLSGLQEAERLHKHFDGSNHGRQELLRITANKSSSEIGEALVRKVEDILYGYMAVLEDLDKLDPETKKRCVIKSKKDIEAIADAPLNAD, from the exons ATGCGGTCAAGAAGGCTTGGAGGTGgtagtggaggaggaggagacggCAGAGATGTCTCCCCCAAACGCTCCACCAAGGCCAACATCAAGGACCACCGCTCCGATTGGCGTCCCCGTCGCTCGCGCCACAGCCTGAGCCCTCCTCCTCGTCCCCGCCGGTCTCGCTCGGTCGAGCGGAGGGACTATGGCTCCAGGCGCTCCAACTACGGGAAGCAGCACGCCAGGCGATCCTCGCCATTCGAGGACAAGCGCTACGAACTCCCACCCAATTATGTTCTGCCGGATATTCCGCCTGAATCGAACCGAGATCTGAACGCCGGCTCCAGGCCGTCCCGGATCTTCAAAGATAAGGACTTGCTCCGCCAGGGCAGTGGTGCCCAAGAACCGCCTTGCCCGCCGGGGATCAATGGGCAGGGCATGCTGCTTCAGAAATCCCTCTTCTTGAATGATGGGTCTTCCCGTAGCTACTTCTCACTGCCCCCTGATGCAAACTATCCGGCTCGTGCTGCTGCATTGAAGTCCGAGAACATGGGAAGCAGTGGCGGCAGTCTGAACATGGGGATCCGTGATGATGAGTTACTTCACTATCGTGATCGCATGAGTGATccatataaagagagagagagggagaagatttACACTACCAGAGATTTTACCTCACCTTTGATGCCTTCCTCGCAGCTCAGGCCTTATGGTGGCACCTCTTCATCTGGCTTTGCAAGGGATGATCTGTCAAGCTTGTAtggtgatcaccatcatcagctGTCCGATGGATATGTCGGGAGTGGTGTAAAGAAGTTTCTGGATGACCCTTTGGACAGAATTGGATACAGTCAAGGACAGCTCACTGAGCGAGTGAGGCAGGTCCATCATAGTCCACCTGGCAGGGATGAACCACAGGACTATGGTTATAATGAGCTCTggcagagagagaggagcgatCATGGATTGCTTGCATCAAATGACATATACAAAAAGATATCATGGGATACACGAGGTGGCTATAAAGACTCACTAAGTTCGTCCTTCTTGAATACCACAGGAGGAAGGGTTGAGGGATTGGATGCTTCTCGGAAGATCATAAGTGAGAGCAGTTTCTGGGGCCAGCGCCGTTCTTTTCATGGAGATGCAGCCCCAAAATATCATGAATTAAAAGAGGTTCATGAGGATTATGTTGGTGGCTCTGGAAGTGTTCACCTTGAATTTGGAACAAAGCCATTAAGAGGATGTGACCTTCCATCATTTGAAGAACAGTGTGCTTTAGGGAGAGATGCTGATTCTATGGGATACAGAGAGAGGCCAATGAGTCCTGTGTTGTCTGACCATTGTCTACATTTGTACAGACAGGGTGTGAGCCCTCCACAAGGAAATTCTCGCATGGGTGATCTGGATATTTATGATCTATCATCTGAAAGGATGATCAGAAGAAGATATGCTATGGATAATGATATGAAGGAAATTGAGCCAAGAAGCATTATCTCCAATGATCGAAATGCCTTTAGAAGGATTCAATCACCAAGTGGTGGTGATGAAATATGGCCTAATGAAGATAGGATAGGGTTTCTACCTAAGAAAAACATGGCCTTTGAACACTCCCCATATAAAAGGACCTCTCGTAGAATGTCTAGATCAGCTGCTCAGTTGCTGTGGGATGATTCTTCTCCTCATGTGGATGGAGCCCATGGTATGAGTTTAAAAAGGCGGTTGATGCCAGGCCCTTCAGAATTCCATGATTCATTTTCTTCGGAGAGAAGACAAGAAATTTTCAGACCCTACAAACACTGGAAAAAGGGTATGGGAAATCGGCACAGTGGTCTGAATACCCAGGGTGTTGTTCCTGATGATGATGTTCACCTTGCAAAGGCTGATCCACCTGAAGATTCAGAGGATTTTAAGCAGCAGGTTCATAAAGCCTTCCTTAAGTATTCGAAGTCCTTGCATGAGAACCCACACCAACAAAAAAGATACCAAGAACAAGGAAATACTCTTCTTTGCTGTGTGTGTCGCAG CTACTTAAAGGAGTCAAAGGAGTTTGGAGATGCACACAGCCTAGTGACTCACACTTACCATTCTCTCAAGGTGGGCCTGAGAACAGAGCATTTGGGTCTTCACAAAGCCCTTTGCTTTCTTATGGGCTGGAATTGGCTTGTGGCTCCTGACAACTCAAGGCTCTACCAGTCCAGACCTGTTGCTGAAGCTAAGGCTCTGAAGGAGGATCTTATTCTTTGGCCTCCAATTGTCATTATTCATAACAGCTCAATTGGTATTAAGGTCAGTACTTATGAACCAAAGGTTCTGGCCAATGAAGGCATGGAAGAAAGACTTCGAG AGATGGGGTTTGGAGCAGGAATTTCGAATGTTTGCCGTGGAAAACCTGCCAACCAGAGTGTGCTCTTAATAAAGTATAAGGCAACCCTTTCTGGATTGCAAGAAGCAGAAAGACTTCACAAGCACTTTGATGGTAGCAATCATGGAAGGCAGGAACTTTTGCGGATCACAGCCAACAAAAGCAGCAGCGAGATTGGAGAAGCCTTGGTTCGGAAGGTTGAGGACATCCTATATGGTTATATGGCAGTTTTAGAAGACTTGGATAAGCTTGACCCAGAAACAAAGAAAAGATGCGTAATTAAGAGTAAGAAAGATATTGAAGCCATTGCTGATGCCCCACTGAATGCAGATTGA
- the LOC105058946 gene encoding uncharacterized protein isoform X2: MRSRRLGGGSGGGGDGRDVSPKRSTKANIKDHRSDWRPRRSRHSLSPPPRPRRSRSVERRDYGSRRSNYGKQHARRSSPFEDKRYELPPNYVLPDIPPESNRDLNAGSRPSRIFKDKDLLRQGSGAQEPPCPPGINGQGMLLQKSLFLNDGSSRSYFSLPPDANYPARAAALKSENMGSSGGSLNMGIRDDELLHYRDRMSDPYKEREREKIYTTRDFTSPLMPSSQLRPYGGTSSSGFARDDLSSLYGDHHHQLSDGYVGSGVKKFLDDPLDRIGYSQGQLTERVRQVHHSPPGRDEPQDYGYNELWQRERSDHGLLASNDIYKKISWDTRGGYKDSLSSSFLNTTGGRVEGLDASRKIISESSFWGQRRSFHGDAAPKYHELKEVHEDYVGGSGSVHLEFGTKPLRGCDLPSFEEQCALGRDADSMGYRERPMSPVLSDHCLHLYRQGVSPPQGNSRMGDLDIYDLSSERMIRRRYAMDNDMKEIEPRSIISNDRNAFRRIQSPSGGDEIWPNEDRIGFLPKKNMAFEHSPYKRTSRRMSRSAAQLLWDDSSPHVDGAHGMSLKRRLMPGPSEFHDSFSSERRQEIFRPYKHWKKGMGNRHSGLNTQGVVPDDDVHLAKADPPEDSEDFKQQVHKAFLKYSKSLHENPHQQKRYQEQGNTLLCCVCRSYLKESKEFGDAHSLVTHTYHSLKVGLRTEHLGLHKALCFLMGWNWLVAPDNSRLYQSRPVAEAKALKEDLILWPPIVIIHNSSIGIKVSTYEPKVLANEGMEERLRGSVSFALMSVITHAPKAVIDKREKRWGLEQEFRMFAVENLPTRVCS; the protein is encoded by the exons ATGCGGTCAAGAAGGCTTGGAGGTGgtagtggaggaggaggagacggCAGAGATGTCTCCCCCAAACGCTCCACCAAGGCCAACATCAAGGACCACCGCTCCGATTGGCGTCCCCGTCGCTCGCGCCACAGCCTGAGCCCTCCTCCTCGTCCCCGCCGGTCTCGCTCGGTCGAGCGGAGGGACTATGGCTCCAGGCGCTCCAACTACGGGAAGCAGCACGCCAGGCGATCCTCGCCATTCGAGGACAAGCGCTACGAACTCCCACCCAATTATGTTCTGCCGGATATTCCGCCTGAATCGAACCGAGATCTGAACGCCGGCTCCAGGCCGTCCCGGATCTTCAAAGATAAGGACTTGCTCCGCCAGGGCAGTGGTGCCCAAGAACCGCCTTGCCCGCCGGGGATCAATGGGCAGGGCATGCTGCTTCAGAAATCCCTCTTCTTGAATGATGGGTCTTCCCGTAGCTACTTCTCACTGCCCCCTGATGCAAACTATCCGGCTCGTGCTGCTGCATTGAAGTCCGAGAACATGGGAAGCAGTGGCGGCAGTCTGAACATGGGGATCCGTGATGATGAGTTACTTCACTATCGTGATCGCATGAGTGATccatataaagagagagagagggagaagatttACACTACCAGAGATTTTACCTCACCTTTGATGCCTTCCTCGCAGCTCAGGCCTTATGGTGGCACCTCTTCATCTGGCTTTGCAAGGGATGATCTGTCAAGCTTGTAtggtgatcaccatcatcagctGTCCGATGGATATGTCGGGAGTGGTGTAAAGAAGTTTCTGGATGACCCTTTGGACAGAATTGGATACAGTCAAGGACAGCTCACTGAGCGAGTGAGGCAGGTCCATCATAGTCCACCTGGCAGGGATGAACCACAGGACTATGGTTATAATGAGCTCTggcagagagagaggagcgatCATGGATTGCTTGCATCAAATGACATATACAAAAAGATATCATGGGATACACGAGGTGGCTATAAAGACTCACTAAGTTCGTCCTTCTTGAATACCACAGGAGGAAGGGTTGAGGGATTGGATGCTTCTCGGAAGATCATAAGTGAGAGCAGTTTCTGGGGCCAGCGCCGTTCTTTTCATGGAGATGCAGCCCCAAAATATCATGAATTAAAAGAGGTTCATGAGGATTATGTTGGTGGCTCTGGAAGTGTTCACCTTGAATTTGGAACAAAGCCATTAAGAGGATGTGACCTTCCATCATTTGAAGAACAGTGTGCTTTAGGGAGAGATGCTGATTCTATGGGATACAGAGAGAGGCCAATGAGTCCTGTGTTGTCTGACCATTGTCTACATTTGTACAGACAGGGTGTGAGCCCTCCACAAGGAAATTCTCGCATGGGTGATCTGGATATTTATGATCTATCATCTGAAAGGATGATCAGAAGAAGATATGCTATGGATAATGATATGAAGGAAATTGAGCCAAGAAGCATTATCTCCAATGATCGAAATGCCTTTAGAAGGATTCAATCACCAAGTGGTGGTGATGAAATATGGCCTAATGAAGATAGGATAGGGTTTCTACCTAAGAAAAACATGGCCTTTGAACACTCCCCATATAAAAGGACCTCTCGTAGAATGTCTAGATCAGCTGCTCAGTTGCTGTGGGATGATTCTTCTCCTCATGTGGATGGAGCCCATGGTATGAGTTTAAAAAGGCGGTTGATGCCAGGCCCTTCAGAATTCCATGATTCATTTTCTTCGGAGAGAAGACAAGAAATTTTCAGACCCTACAAACACTGGAAAAAGGGTATGGGAAATCGGCACAGTGGTCTGAATACCCAGGGTGTTGTTCCTGATGATGATGTTCACCTTGCAAAGGCTGATCCACCTGAAGATTCAGAGGATTTTAAGCAGCAGGTTCATAAAGCCTTCCTTAAGTATTCGAAGTCCTTGCATGAGAACCCACACCAACAAAAAAGATACCAAGAACAAGGAAATACTCTTCTTTGCTGTGTGTGTCGCAG CTACTTAAAGGAGTCAAAGGAGTTTGGAGATGCACACAGCCTAGTGACTCACACTTACCATTCTCTCAAGGTGGGCCTGAGAACAGAGCATTTGGGTCTTCACAAAGCCCTTTGCTTTCTTATGGGCTGGAATTGGCTTGTGGCTCCTGACAACTCAAGGCTCTACCAGTCCAGACCTGTTGCTGAAGCTAAGGCTCTGAAGGAGGATCTTATTCTTTGGCCTCCAATTGTCATTATTCATAACAGCTCAATTGGTATTAAGGTCAGTACTTATGAACCAAAGGTTCTGGCCAATGAAGGCATGGAAGAAAGACTTCGAG GTTCAGTCAGCTTTGCCTTAATGTCAGTCATCACCCATGCACCAAAAGCAGTGATTGACAAGAGAGAAAAG AGATGGGGTTTGGAGCAGGAATTTCGAATGTTTGCCGTGGAAAACCTGCCAACCAGAGTGTGCTCTTAA
- the LOC105058961 gene encoding uncharacterized protein has product MQTPMQTWEQQQQHILHIKNPSRSFRDSPRKEEKEEEEASRSALSAFRAKEEQIERKKLEVRDKVFVQLGRVEEETKRLAEIREELESMADPTGKEVAAIRKKIDAVNRELKPLGQSCLRKEKEYKEALEAFNEKNKEKAQLINKLMELVSESERLRMKKLEELSKTVDSLR; this is encoded by the exons ATGCAGACTCCAATGCAGACATGGGAGCAGCAACAGCAGCACATTCTGCACATCAAGAACCCCAGCCGCAGTTTCAGAGACAGCCCAAGgaaggaagagaaggaggaggaggaggcatcAAGGTCGGCTCTCTCTGCATTCCGAGCAAAGGAAGAACAGATTGAGAGGAAGAAATTGGAGGTTAGAGATAAGGTGTTTGTTCAACTGGGCAGGGTGGAAGAAGAAACTAAGCGCTTAGCAGAGATCCGGGAA GAACTTGAATCGATGGCAGATCCGACAGGGAAGGAAGTTGCAGCTATACGCAAAAAAATCGATGCAGTCAACCGCGAACTAAAGCCTCTTGGGCAAAGCTGTCTGAGAAAG GAAAAGGAGTATAAAGAAGCTCTTGAGGCTTTCAATGAGAAGAACAAGGAGAAGGCTCAGTTAATCAATAAATTAATGGAG CTGGTCAGCGAGAGCGAACGACTAAGGATGAAAAAGCTGGAGGAGTTGAGCAAAACAGTAGACTCTCTTCGCTAA